In Pochonia chlamydosporia 170 chromosome Unknown PCv3seq00009, whole genome shotgun sequence, a genomic segment contains:
- a CDS encoding transcription factor (similar to Metarhizium robertsii ARSEF 23 XP_007822311.2), giving the protein MSDISAKIHRIATMAAELQQEIEVTKHGRLNRRQQQKTHPFPEQPELETILQAIEQISNSLKKIQMSIATAKSQSRCRKHRREARTFQQKAPPLRFAQLRPKMSVPQPGSTYHSDMELDSPTSSSLSDLSTDDLIQTRRNSLFASDSETTPHLRVEQMGDRMVDSLEGLIGTTSFAGKVTVEGPFHVDWAAMKFNNPQNGEQFAVKYRPTSMVPGCTSLSKSKSTGFQRLDLSAPIQSPSEEEALTFLEQAVRDPPKKTLQYYVGPRLIAAFGNLLHSGPVLSAISPIEGVNSVYDHIGEKWSGTAFHREDAHFRSCNLTLSGVKLWIIIRQHHTQKFETYIRSFATDTCDQFVRHQGLLFAPSELRNQNIDFEILCTKAGDLVITEPRQYHAVINFTNSYAISTNFLLRNEEPLPLELRHCPRCGLGNLYDQEGKIKYAERLIEIQKCTDEIIEQDPQCSIPIIDRCNPPSAKVFRLAAVIRSRAVILQFFKIVEATRKDSHPSSVSKPPGKPQDRVLQHITNLARSEKESDLLAVRRRYDQILLVRDIEESKMGQLRTDSAFLKNICEKVGWSAGTLRTNREHGKGLNTISEAFNGLIYFIPTDATTTPAKATVKEYVDMAGNRSEFEDFKKLMNDDHITKLCTAGKVFQQSHSGSTLPKFTWEAAKISHLSSLSMDELLSYIAPAEDAG; this is encoded by the coding sequence ATGTCTGACATTAGTGCTAAAATTCATCGTATTGCGACCATGGCCGCGGAGCTTCAGCAAGAAATAGAGGTGACGAAGCATGGCAGGCTAAATCGgagacagcagcaaaagacaCACCCATTCCCTGAACAGCCAGAATTGGAAACCATTCTTCAAGCAATTGAACAGATATCCAATAGTTTAAAGAAGatccagatgtcaattgCGACCGCAAAATCACAGTCACGATGTCGGAAGCATCGCCGAGAGGCTCGAACTTTTCAGCAAAAGGCGCCGCCTCTTCGTTTCGCCCAGCTTCGGCCAAAGATGTCAGTGCCGCAGCCTGGTTCGACATACCATAGTGACATGGAACTAGACAGCCcgacctcatcttccttgtcAGACCTAAGCACCGATGACTTAATCCAAACACGCCGGAACAGCCTATTTGCTTCAGATTCTGAGACTACGCCACATCTGCGAGTCGAACAAATGGGAGATAGAATGGTCGATAGTCTTGAGGGCCTTATTGGGACGACATCATTCGCCGGGAAAGTTACTGTAGAGGGTCCTTTCCACGTGGATTGGGCGGCCATGAAGTTCAACAATCCACAGAACGGTGAACAGTTTGCCGTCAAATACAGGCCAACGTCTATGGTGCCTGGGTGTACCAGTCTGAGCAAATCGAAATCAACAGGCTTTCAACGCCTTGATCTTTCGGCGCCCATACAATCGCCATCAGAAGAGGAGGCGTTGACTTTTCTCGAGCAAGCAGTGAGAGACCCACCAAAGAAGACCCTGCAATACTACGTTGGACCACGGTTGATCGCTGCTTTTGGCAACCTGCTTCATTCAGGACCTGTTCTCTCTGCGATTAGTCCTATAGAAGGCGTTAACTCCGTGTATGATCATATCGGAGAAAAATGGTCAGGTACTGCATTTCATCGCGAAGACGCGCATTTCCGGTCCTGTAATCTTACTCTTTCGGGGGTGAAGTTGTGGATCATAATAAGGCAGCATCATACCCAAAAGTTTGAAACCTACATCCGCTCGTTTGCCACTGACACATGCGACCAATTTGTCCGACACCAGGGACTACTTTTTGCGCCCTCTGAACTACGCAACCAAAATATTGATTTTGAAATACTTTGTACCAAGGCTGGCGATCTGGTCATTACGGAACCGAGGCAGTATCATGCAGTTATTAACTTCACGAATAGCTATGCTATTTCAACAAACTTTCTCTTACGCAATGAGGAACCTCTCCCCCTGGAGCTAAGGCATTGCCCCCGTTGTGGACTAGGAAACTTATATGATCAAGAAGGGAAGATTAAATACGCTGAAAGACTCATTGAGATACAAAAGTGCACGGACGAGATCATAGAGCAGGATCCGCAATGCAGTATACCAATAATTGACCGCTGCAATCCACCAAGTGCGAAAGTCTTCAGGCTTGCGGCTGTAATCCGTAGCAGGGCGGTAATTCTACAATTCTTTAAGATTGTCGAAGCCACTCGTAAGGACAGCCACCCTAGCAGCGTATCTAAGCCGCCGGGCAAGCCACAGGATCGCGTTTTACAACATATCACAAATCTTGCAAGGTCTGAAAAGGAATCAGACTTACTAGCGGTTCGTCGCCGATATGACCAAATACTACTGGTCCGTGACATTGAAGAGTCAAAGATGGGGCAATTAAGGACAGACTCGGCCTTTTTGAAAAATATTTGCGAAAAAGTCGGCTGGTCAGCGGGCACACTTAGGACTAATCGAGAGCATGGCAAAGGTTTAAACACTATTTCCGAAGCTTTTAATGGTTTAATTTACTTCATTCCTACAGACGCGACCACTACTCCTGCTAAAGCAACAGTAAAGGAGTATGTGGACATGGCAGGCAACAGATCCGAATTCGAAGACTTCAAGAAGCTTATGAATGATGACCACATCACAAAACTTTGTACTGCTGGGAAAGTCTTCCAGCAAAGCCATTCGGGATCTACTCTTCCCAAATTTACCTGGGAGGCGGCGAAAATAAGTCATCTCTCATCTCTATCAATGGACGAGTTGTTATCGTACATAGCACCGGCGGAAGACGCAGGTTGA
- a CDS encoding patatin-like phospholipase (similar to Metarhizium robertsii ARSEF 23 XP_007817060.2), with amino-acid sequence MAKKCAHWLWYRGGRHPTISMSARLGEVTSSLSGVENCPSLVTVVGCRQLPDFFEKPKRQSGQFCLNLSEGSPEPLLVATSSLYKQHGNKLSCCIAERECQLSAGKAGPEVQNNVFSDLLYPFSDVFCFVSYSNDDLRNIAHQIARWTKQCNTDIRKKFLPRLVVVLDGSHLLETLAETVAEKLLNRIVTDSGSHDLSHYFSTLCVVKMNKGHTFAALQPILSREAAAVREGRCQFRQLFSVQHLKCLIDRAFDAMGNIEISFDPIVASRQDFPVNPDLALHIQNFVERLTSPRDLLDFAVETIASSILLNHYPPGMHCTYNTFTLVLAPLISQIVFHPAEVFCKLYEQACLEAGRRAFQLDLAGGVLHPRAFTDQISKHFEQFFQRLVFEKSAVKVHLSTLQKHSERWADIRSNKTCLACLAKHPQYKSLCGHWLCENCLLIFGKSDKSDPWLLVLEDCILCGKDAALYVKVRPPTAGHSILCIDGGGGRGIIPITILCMIEEALDLDIPIQEFFTHVYGSSAGLSSVSELRATLATDMSSLGALVLLTLYMEGWSARRCAAEFESLALEAFRPRVESTVSLQHVHGHQKLTDPSHAHTIGAKIGVLTANTDQPTIHLFNNYNGHGEERAGYCAMEGYRYFPAKRIETLAADAAGRDSGGIGKVFCDAGVIQNNPIFLARTEFAALNGDDEPDFILSGGTGYSAPAAKIEKKKGPKWLVCLYDALMSCMDGKRDWDKYMGCQKQSSVDRNYRLDVELPETTGLDDVTAIPALKALVYNDKKLNKLVKEVLVSVLFPTLFYLDLEVPPTRAGSKFNVHAHIFCVRAVDDKSYRKVSQRFRNSIILVNGKHTPSTFETDECGRVRRSLSFYTGDLLQIELRAPGVKSAFPISGSPTSLSKLVVRSGWSAYFGQSTHKRRETPDICNRPRQRPNLYHLLCPVNAGDKTGVSSPTTLEQTGLCSQGRVAGCWLT; translated from the exons ATGGCCAAAAAATGCGCCCACTGGCTCTGGTATCGAGGGGGCCGACATCCGACcatttccatgtctgccaggCTCGGCGAGGTCACCAGTAGTTTATCTGGTGTAGAGAATTGCCCAAGTCTTGTAACAGTGGTAGGTTGTAGACAGCTCCCTGATTTCTTCGAAAAACCAAAAAGGCAGTCTGGTCAGTTCTGTTTGAATCTATCCGAAGGAAGTCCTGAACCACTCCTTGTGGCGACTTCAAGTCTTTACAAACAGCATGGCAATAAATTGTCCTGTTGCATTGCGGAAAGAGAATGCCAACTCTCGGCCGGTAAAGCAGGACCAGAAGTCCAGAATAACGTATTTTCAGATCTGCTATATCCTTTCAGCGACGTCTTTTGCTTCGTCTCCTATAGCAACGACGACTTGAGAAATATCGCGCATCAAATCGCCCGGTGGACAAAGCAATGCAATACTGATATTCGCAAGAAGTTTCTCCCTCGCCTGGTAGTCGTCCTAGATGGAAGCCATCTACTGGAAACACTTGCAGAGACAGTGGCCGAAAAGCTCTTAAATAGAATCGTCACTGACTCAGGAAGTCATGACTTGAGCCATTATTTTTCAACTCTTTGTGTAGTCAAGATGAACAAGGGACACACctttgctgccttgcagccaATTTTAAGCCGAGAAGCAGCTGCTGTCCGGGAAGGGCGTTGCCAATTCAGACAGCTCTTTTCCgttcaacatttgaagtgtTTGATCGACAGGGCTTTCGATGCAATGGGCAATATCGAAATATCGTTTGACCCAATTGTCGCTTCCCGGCAAGATTTTCCAGTCAACCCAGATCTTGCTTTACATATACAAAATTTTGTCGAGAGGCTTACTTCTCCTAGAGACCTGTTAGATTTCGCTGTTGAAACCATCGCATCGAGTATACTGTTGAATCATTACCCACCAGGCATGCATTGTACGTACAACACATTTACTCTTGTACTTGCCCCTCTAATTTCCCAGATAGTATTCCATCCGGCAGAAGTCTTCTGCAAACTATACGAGCAGGCCTGCCTCGAAGCCGGCCGGCGTGCGTTTCAGCTGGATCTGGCTGGCGGTGTCCTGCATCCTCGGGCATTTACTGATCAGATATCTAAACACTTCGAGCAATTCTTTCAACGCCTTGTTTTTGAAAAGTCGGCAGTTAAAGTTCATCTCTCGACCCTGCAAAAGCATTCTGAGAGATGGGCTGATATTAGGAGCAATAAGACATGCTTAGCATGTCTGGCTAAGCACCCGCAATATAAGTCACTCTGCGGTCACTGGTTGTGTGAGAACTGCCTGCTCATTTTTGGCAAATCTGATAAGTCAGACCCATGGCTGCTGGTATTAGAAGACTGCATACTATGCGGCAAAGATGCTGCGCTATATGTGAAAGTAAGACCACCCACGGCGGGACACAGCATTTTATGCattgatggaggcggcggacgCGGCATAATCCCAATAACCATACTCTGCATGATCGAAGAAGCTTTGGACCTAGACATACCAATTCAGGAGTTCTTCACTCACGTTTATGGCTCAAGCGCCGGTTTGTCGTCTGTATCAGAACTTCGGGCTACTCTCGCAACTGACATGTCCTCTCTAGGTGCTTTAGTATTGCTCACTTTGTACATGGAAGGCTGGTCGGCGCGAAGATGTGCAGCAGAATTCGAGAGCCTGGCTCTAGAGGCTTTCCGGCCGCGGGTTGAGAGCACTGTCT CCCTTCAGCATGTTCACGGACACCAGAAACTCACTGACCCCTCACATGCCCACACTATTGGCGCTAAAATTGGTGTTCTGACCGCCAACACCGATCAGCCGACCATCCATCTCTTTAATAACTACAATGGACATGGAGAAGAAAGGGCAGGCTATTGTGCGATGGAAG GCTACAGATACTTCCCTGCTAAAAGAATCGAGACTTTGGCAGCTGATGCAGCAGGTAGAGACAGTGGGGGCATTGGTAAAGTATTTTGCGACGCTGGGGTTATTCAGAACAATCCCATATTTCTCGCCCGAACAGAATTCGCAGCTCTAAATGGAGATGACGAACCAGACTTCATACTAAGTGGTGGCACAGGATACTCAGCACCAGCTGCGAaaatagaaaagaaaaagggtCCCAAGTGGTTAGTATGCCTCTATGACGCACTCATGTCCTGCATGGATGGGAAAAGAGATTGGGATAAATATATGGGATGCCAAAAACAAAGCTCAGTTGACAGGAACTACAGGCTGGACGTCGAACTCCCAGAAACCACGGGCCTTGACGACGTAACTGCCATTCCCGCTCTCAAGGCTCTGGTGTACAACGACAAGAAGCTAAACAAACTCGTCAAAGAAGTTCTGGTCTCTGTGTTATTTCCCACTTTGTTTTATCTTGACCTTGAAGTGCCTCCTACAAGAGCAGGGTCTAAATTCAACGTTCATGCGCATATCTTTTGTGTACGAGCGGTGGATGACAAATCGTACCGGAAAGTCTCGCAACGCTTTAGAAATTCTATCATCTTGGTCAACGGCAAGCACACCCCTTCCACATTCGAAACAGACGAGTGCGGACGAGTGCGACGGTCATTGTCTTTTTATACCGGGGACTTGCTGCAGATTGAATTGAGGGCTCCAGGTGTAAAGTCAGCCTTCCCAATCAGCGGCTCACCTACCTCACTTAGTAAGCTAGTGGTGCGGAGTGGTTGGTCCGCATATTTTGGCCAGAGCACACACAAACGGAGAGAAACGCCGGACATATGCAACAGGCCGCGACAACGAC CGAATCTTTACCACCTACTGTGCCCTGTCAATGCTGGTGACAAGACAGGGGTGTCCTCCCCTACCACCCTTGAACAGACGGGGTTGTGCAGCCAGGGGAGGGTGGCAGGTTGTTGGTTGACCTGA